The nucleotide sequence CGCGCTGCACCTCATGCCGGTCGCCGAGAACGGGTTCGTCGGCCTCGCCTTCGGCAACTCGCCGGCCGCCATGGCGGCCTGGGGCGGAAAGCGGCCGCTCTTCGGCACCAATCCGATCGCCGCCGTTTTCCCGCGCCGCGACGGACGTCCGCTCGTGATCGATCTCTCGCTCTCCGAGGTCGCACGCGGCAAGCTGCTCGTCGCGGCGCGCGAGAAGAAGTCGATCCCGCCCAGCTGGGCACTCGACCGGGACGGCCGGGTGACGACCGATCCGCAGGCCGGGCTTTCGGGCAGCATGCTGCCGGCGGGCGGCGTCAAGGGCGCCATGCTCGCGCTCGTCGTCGAGCTTCTCTGCGTCGCGCTCACCGGCGCGGCTTACGGCTTCGAGGCCGACTCGTTCTTCAGCGATACGGGCAACCGCCCGCGCATCGGGCAGGCCTTCCTCGTGATCGACCCGGGCGCGCTCGCCGGGCGCGATGCCTACCTGGAACGCATCGAGACCCTGATCTCGGCGATGCTGGCGGACGGCGACGTGCGTCTGCCCGGCGCGCGGCGCCTCGAGCACGAGGCGCACGCACGCCGCGACGGCGTCCGTGTCGACGACGCGCTCTACGAGGATCTGCGCAAGCTCGCCGACGCGTGAGCGGGCGCGAAGGCGCCGTCGACGTCGGAACCGCAGCCCGGCGGGTGAATCGCTTATCGGCGTCGGCGCCGGAGCGTCACCTTTCCCGGCGTTTCGCGCCACGGTGCGCAGCAACACGAACAGGCTCGATCCCGCCATGAGCGCGGCGGCGAGGACCGGTCGAAGCAGGCCCGCGCTCGCTGCTGCGAGCGCCACGAGGTTGTAGCCGAAAGCCCAGGCGACGTGCACGTGATGGTGCGACGCTCGCCGCCGCGGGCGATGAGGGAGGTCGAATCGAGTCAGTTAGTACGTTTCACGATCGTTACGTTGCCTCACTTTTTTTCCGGGTCGCAAAGACACGATGCTGCCGCGGACTTGTCCGCCCGATCGTCGCAGCCCGGGGCCCGGAAGTCCCCGATTGCGCGAGCGTCCGGGCTTCGCCATGGTTCGCCTCGGCGAAACCGATAAGGAGGTCGGCGATGCGTGTAGCTCGGAGACTCGGATGGGGGTGGTGGCTGCTCTGTCTCGCGGCGCTCGTCGCACCGGCCCAGGCGCGCGATGTCCCCTACGTGCCTACGCCCGAGGAGGTCGTGCGGGGCATGCTGGAGCTCGCGAAGATCGGACCGGACGACCTGGTCTACGATCTCGGTTCGGGCGACGGCCGCATCGTCATCATGGCGGCCAAGGAGTTCGGCGCGCGCGGCGTCGGCGTGGACATCGATCCGGACCGCATCGCGGAGGCGAACGAGAACGCGCGCGCCGCCGGCGTCGCGGACAAGGTGAGATTCATCCAGTCCGACCTGTTCGAGGTCGATCTGCGGCCGGCGACGGCGGTGACGCTCTATCTCCTTCCCGAGGTGAACCTGCGCCTGCGCCCCAAGCTGCTCGAGGAGCTCAGGCCCGGCACTCCGGTGGTGTCGCACCGGTTCGACATGGGGGACTGGACGCCCGAGGCGGAACGCAATTTCGATGGACGCACCGTCTATCTCTGGCACGTCCCTCCGAAGACGGCCCTGAAGCGCGGGACAGCCCGCGCGGAGCGCGCAGCCGCACCCTAGCGCCGCGCGCGCGAGGGATCGGGGTCGTCGCCCGGCCCCGGTGCGAAAAACGCCCGGGCCTGCTCGGCCATCGCGCGCAGCTTCGCCTCCACCAGGAAGTTGACGCTGCCGTCGGGAAACCGGCCGTCCGGACCCCGCTCGCCGGCCGGGCGTCCGGTGAGGAGCGCCAGCCCCTCGTCGACGTGGTTTACCGCGTAAACGTGGAAGCGTCCCTGCGCCGCGGCCTCCACGACGTCCGCGCGCAGCATCAGGTGCTGCACGTTCGCCGCCGGGATGAGCACGCCCTGCTCGCCGGTCAGGCCGCGACGCCGGCAGGCGTCGAAGAACCCCTCGATCTTCTCGTTCACTCCGCCGATCGCCTGCACCTCGCCGTGCTGATCGATTGAGCCGGTCACGGCCAGCGACTGCCGGAGCGGGACGTCCGCGAGCGCCGAGAGCAGCGCATAAAGCTCCGCGCACGAGGCGCTGTCTCCTTCGACCTCGCCGTAGGTCTGCTCGAAGACCAGGCTCGCCGACATGGAGAGCGGCCGATCGAGCACGTAACGACCGCCGAGGAGGCCGGAGAGGATCAGCACGCCTTTGCTGTGGATCGGACCGCCGAGCTCGACTTCCCGCTGGATATCGAGCACGTCACCCTTGCCGAGCCGAACCCGCGCGCTGATCCGGACCGGATGGCCGAAAGCGAAGTCGCCGAGCCGCGCGAGCGACAGCCCGTTCACCTGCCCCACACGGCTTCCCCGGGTCTCGATCAGGAGCAGCCGGCGCTCGATCTGCTCCTGCACGAGTGACCGCACGCGATCCAGGCGATAGACCTTCGCGTCGATCGCGCGCGCGATGTCCTCGACCGTGACCGTCCCGCGTCCCGCCTCGCGCGCCCAGTAATCCGCTTCACGCAGCAGGTCGGCCAGCTCGCGCACGCGCAGCGACAGCTTGCTGGCGTCGTCCGCGAGCCGCGCGGCGTGCTCGACGGTGCGCGCCACCGCTCCGCGATCGAAGGGCAGCAGCTTCTCCTTGAGGACGAGCCCGGCGATGAGCCGCGCGTAACCGAGCTGCGCCTGATCGTCGCGCGCCATGTCGTCCTCGAAGTCGGCGGCGACCTTGAAGAGCTCGGCAAAGTCGGGGTCGTACTGGTACAGCAGGTAATACAGCAGCCGGTCCCCGAGCAGCACAACCTTGACATCCAGCGGCGCGGGCTCGGGTTCGAGCGAGACGGTACTGATGAGGCTCAGCACCTGCCCGAGCGATTCGATCCGGATCTCGCGCGTATCGAGCGCGCGCTTGAGCCCCTCCCAGGCGAAGGGCTGCATGAGCAGCTTGCGCGCGTCGAGCAGGAGGTATCCGCCGTCGGCCCGGTGCAACGCGCCCGCCTTGATCAGGGCGAAATCCGTGACCAGCGCCCCCATCTGCGCCACGTGCTCGATGCGCCCGAGCAGGTTGTGGTAGGTGGGATGGTCCTCGTGCACGACCGGCGCGCCCGCCACCCCGCTTCGATCCACCAGCACATTGACGCGGTAGCGGCGCAGGGGCGCCCCGCCTCCCGTCATAGGCAGGCCGGACGGCGTCTCGGGTCCTTCCTCGCCGCGGCGGAAATCCTCGAAGTTCTCGACCATCGCCTGCTCGAGCCGGTCGAGGTGCTCCAGGACCTGCGCCAGCGATGCGTAGCCCTTGCGCAGCTCGTCGATCGCGTGGCGCACGGCGGACGTCGCCACCTCGCGATCGAGCTGCCGGATTCGCTGCTGCCCCTCGCGCCGCCATTGATGGATCTGCTGCATGAGCCGCTCGAGGCGCTCTTCGAGCGAGGCGATCACCGCCTGCAGCCGCTCCTGCTCCTCCCCGGGCAGCGCCTGGAATTCCTCGGCGCCGACCACCTCGCCCTTGCGCATCGGCGCGAACGCCATGCCGGCCGGCGTGCGGATGAGCGCGATGCCGTGCGAGTCGGCCTCGCGGCCCAGCTCCTCGAACGCACGCTGCTGCTGCTCCTTGAGCGACTCCTCGATCTCGCGCCGCCGCGCCCGATACTCGTCGGTTTCGAACACCGCCGGAATCGCGCCTCGCACGTCCTCCAGCAGCCGGTCCACGTCGCGCCGAAGACGCTCGCCCACGCCGGTCGGGAGCCTCAGGAGGCGTGGACGGTGGGGCGCGTCGAAGTTGTTGACGTAGCAAAGATCAAGGGAGGCCGGTTCCCGCGCCGCGCGCTCGTCGAGTATCAGCCGCACCAGCGTGCGCTTGCCGGCGCCCGGAGGGCCGAGCGCGTAGAGATGGTAACCAGGGCGCCGGATGCCGATGCCGAAACGCAGGGCTTCGAGCGCGCGCGGCTGCCCGAGAATGGTATCGAGCGGCTTCAGACCCGCGGTGGTCTCGAAGTCGAGCTGCGCGGGGTCGCAGCGGGTGTAGAGCTTCTCCGCCTCGAGCGGCGGGATCGCCGGCGTGCCCCCCTTCGCCACCCCTGGTCCTTTCACCCCGGGTGATGCTTGCCCACGAGACGGACGGTGCTCGCCTGCGGCCCGCGCTCGCCCATCTCCTCGACGAAACGCACCTCGGCGCCCACCGCGAGGTCGCCGAAGTCGGCGTCGATCACGCTGTGCCGGTGGAAGTAGACGGTGCGACCGTCCCCCGTCTCGATCCGGCCGTAGTCCTCCCCGGGGTTCAGCTCGACGATGCGGCCGTGGGGCGGCGTCTCGTGACTCTTCACGTCCCCGCGCCGGCGCCGCTCGTGATCCTCGAGCCGGCGCCGCACCGCGTCGAAGGCGTCCCGGATGGCGACGTAGACGTCTTCGTGCGCGTGGTTCAGCTCCGGCTCGCGGCTCGCCACCAGCTCCGCGCCCGGCACCTTCAGGTCCACGCGCACGTGATACAGGTGCCCCTGGTGGCGGTGCTTGTGCTCGGCCTCGACGACCACCCGACAGCTCATGACGTCGTCGGCATAGCGTTCGAGCCGCTCCGCCCGCTCCCGGACCTTCGCCTCGATGGCATCGGAGGGGTCCAGATTTCGGAAGACGATCTGCAACGGCAGCTTCATGATTCGCTTCTCCAAACGACGCCCGGCGCTCTCGCGCGCGGGGGTCAGTACTCGGGCTCGGCCGGCGCGCCTTCCCTGGGCTTCTCCGGGATCTCGGTCATCGTCGCCTCGGTGAGCAGGAGCAGACTCGCGACCGACACCGCGTTCTCGAGCGCGACGCGCACGACCTTGGTGGGATCGATGATGCCCGCCCCGACCAGATCGACGTACTCCTTGCGCGCGGCGTCGAAGCCAAGATTGCCCTCCCCGTGTCGCATGCGCTCGACCACCACGCCGCCGTCGACGGCGGAGTTCTCGGCGATCTGTCGCGCCGGGGATTCGAGCGCGCGCTTCAGGATCTGCACGCCCGTGCGCTCGTCGCCGTCGCACTGTTGCTCCTCGCGCGCGACCGCATCGATCGCGCGGATGAGCGCGAGGCCCCCGCCGGCGACGATGCCTTCCTCGACCGCGGCCTTGGTCGCGCTGATCGCGTCGTCCAGCGCCTCCTTCTTCGACTTCATTTCGGCCTCGGAGGGCGCCCCCACGCGGATGACGGCGACCCCGCCGGCGAGTTTCGCGAGCCGCTCTTCCAGCTTCTCGCGATCGTAGTCGCTCGTCGCCTTCTCGATCTCGCGCCGGATCTGCTGCATGCGTGCGTCGATCGCCGCGCGTTCGCCGGCGCCGCCGATGACGGTCGTGTTGTCCTTGTCCACGACGACGCGCCGGGCGCGGCCGAGCTGCTCGAACGTGGCGTCCTCCAGCTTGAGCCCGACATCCTCCGAGATGACCTGCCCGCCGGTAAGAATCGCGAGGTCGGCGAGCATGCTCTTCCGTCGGTCGCCGAACCCGGGGGCCTTCACCGCGCAGTTCCGCAGCACGGCCCGCACCTGGTTCACGATCAGCGTGGCGAGCGCCTCGCCCTCGACCTCCTCGGCAACGACCAGCACCGGGCGTCCGGCCTTGGCGATCTGCTCGAGGATCGGAATCAGGTCGCGCAGGCTGCTGATCCGGCGGTCGCAGATGAGGATGCAGGCGTCCTCGAGCACCGCCTCCATCTTTTCGGTGTCGGTGATGAAGTAAGGCGAGATATAGCCGCGGTCGAACTGCATGCCCTCCACGACGTCGAGCACGGTTTCGGTCGTCTTCGACTCCTCGACCGTGATCACCCCCTCGCCCCCGACCCGCTCCATCGCCTCCGCGACGAGCTCGCCGATCGCCGGATCGTTGTGCGCCGAGATGGTGGCGACCTGCGCCTTTTCCCTGCGCGTCTGCACGGGACGGGACAGCGCGCGCAACGCGTCGACGGCCGCTTTCAGCCCGCGATCCAGGCCGCGCTTGAGATCGATCGCGCTCGCGCCGGCCACCACGTTGCGCACGCCCTCCGCGTAGATGGCGTGGGCGAGAACCGTCGAGGTGCTGGTGCCGTCACCGACCGCGTCGCCGGTCTTCTCCGCCGCCTGGCGCAACATCTGGGCGCCGAGGTTCTCCTCGGGGTCCCGGAGATCGACCTCCTTCGCGATGGTGACGCCGTCGTTGCACACGATCGGGGCGCCCCATTTTCGCTGAAGCAGGACCGATTTGGATTTGGGCCCGAGCGTGACGCGCACGGCATCGGCGAGCGCCCCCGCGCCCCGCAGGATCCGTTCGCGGGCTGCCGAACCGAAGAGGATCTGCTTGTGCGCCATTCTTCCGACCCCCGGAGCTCCCTTTGCGTACATGTTTGCGCAACGGGCGGCGCGTGTTCTTGACGTGCGTCAATTCCCCCGGCCGGGCATTCCCCGAACGCGAGCGGGGGCGGCCCCGGGGACATCAGGTCCGTCGTCCCGCTCGCGCGCCTGCCTTGGCCCGGAACCGAGGTGCGTCCCGCAGCATTTCCCGTGCAGCGTTGAAGCCGCAGGCGCCCATGACGCCGCCGCCCGGATGCGTGGCGGCGCCGCACAGGTAGAGGCCGGCGATCGGAGCGCGGTAATCGGCGTAACCGGGCACCGGCCGGAGAAAGAAAAGCTGGCCCAGTGTCATGGCCCCTTGGAAGATGTTGCCGCCGGTCAGCGCGAAGCGTTCCTCCAGGTCGGGCGGCGCGAGCACCTGGCGCGCAACCACCGCTCCCCGCATGTTCGGCGCATACTCGGCGAGCACGTCGAGGCAGCGATCCGCGAACGCCTCGCGCGCGTCGTCCCACGTGCCTTCCGCCAGACGGTACGGCGCGTATTGCACGAACACGGACATGAGGTGCCGGCCGGACGGCGCGACGGTGGGATCGACGACCGACGGGATCGTGCACTCGAGTATCGGCTGCCTGGATGGCCGGCCGTACTTGGCGTCGTCGAACGCGCGTTCGATGTAATCGAGCGACGGAGCGACGTGGATCGTGCCGCGGTGCTGCGGACCGGGCGCCGCCCCGGGCAGGGCCGCGAAAACCGGCAGCGCGCTCAGCGCGAGGTTGATCTTGAGCGAAGGACTGGCGTAATCGATCGCGCGGACCGCGTCGCCGAAGCCGGCGGGCAACTGGCGCGGATCGAGCAGGCGCAGGAAGGTGACGTGTGCGTCGGCGTTGGACACCACCTGGCGGGCTTCGATCTCGCTCCCGTCCTCGAGCACGACCCCGGCCGCCTTCCCCTCGCGCACGGCGATGCGCGCGACCGGCGCGCCGGTGCGGATCTCCGCGCCGTGGGCGCGCGCGGCCGCCGCCAGCGCCTGGCTGATGCCGCCCATCCCGCCGCGCACGTAACACCAGACGCCGCGCGCGCTGTTGCACTCGCCCATCACGTGATGAAACAGCACGTACGCCGTGCCGGGCATGGACGGCGCGGCAAAGGCCCCGATCACCGCGTCGGTCGCCAGCGTCGCCTTCAGCTCTTCGGACTCGAACCAGCGATCGAGGATGGCGCGCGCGCTCCCGGTGAGGACTTCGATGGCGCGCGCGCCGTCCCTTCTTCCCAGGCGCAGGAAGCGCCACCCGAGGCGGGCGAGCGCGTAGAGATCGCGCGGGCGCAGGGACCAGGGATCCGGAGGGGTCATTTCCAGCGTCGGCTCGATGAAGTCCGCGACCCGCTCGAGCATGGCCTCGTAGTGCGGCAGCGCGTCCGCGTCGCGCGAGGAGAACTTCGCGATCTCCCGCCGGTTGAGATCGCGGTCGGGACCGAGCATGAGGTACCGCCCGTCCGGAAACGGGCTGAACGACGAGGGGTTACGCGGCAGGAGCTCGAGTCCGTGGCGACGGAGCTCCAGCTCCCGGACGATGCGCGGGCGCAGCAGGCTGCACACGTAACTGGCGGTCGAGACCTTGAAGCCCGGCCAGAGCTCTTCGGTCACGCACGCCCCGCCGATCAGATCACGGCGCTCGAGCACGATCACCCGCAACCCGGCGCGCGCGAGATAGGCCGCGGCGACCAGCCCGTTGTGGCCGGCGCCGATGACGACGACGTCGTAGGGGTCGGACGACAAGGCCGCTGCACGGCTCATGGACGCGTCTCGTTACGGTAACCCGCCCGGCCCGAACGCGCGATACAACCGCCTCGTCGCTGGCGGCGTCCTTGCCGCTTCCGGTCACTCCCGGTTACATCCTCGACCGCGGGTCTCACCGGATATTAAGTCAGGGCGCCGGGACAAGTCGTTTCATTTCAATGGCATACGGAAATGTCGGCGATTCTTACACTTCGGCACACGCCTTGCATCATCCTGTTGCCGCTTGAAAACGGCCTGGATCTCCATTGGGCGAAGGACTGCACCGGGCAACCGGAAAGAACGCCTGCCCTCGGGCAGATCTTGAGAGAAGCCATCATGAATCACCCCGTCTACGCCGTCGTCTTTATGGCGATGCTCGCGCTGCAACCCGTCGTGGTCTCCGCGAACGCACCCAAGGACGCCGCGCCCAGCGCGTTCCCGCTGCGTCCGCAGTACATCGACGTCACGGTGCTCGAAACCGCGGATCTCGCCGCGCGGTTCGAGGAGGTCATCGTCGTGGACGTGCGCTCGCAATACGAGTACGACACGCTGCGCATTCAGAACGCCCTGCTGCTGCCCGTGACCGACAAGAGCTTCGTCCAGGAAGTGCGCCGCCTCAGGGAGTCGAGCACCAAGCCGATCGTTTTCTACTGCAACGGCAAGACCTGTCGCAAATCCTACGATGCGGCGCTCATGGCGCAGTCCTCGCGCATTCCGAACGTTTACTGCTACGACGCCGGGGTGTTCGACTGGGCAAAGGCGCATCCCGAGAAAACGGCCCTCCTCGGGAAGACGCCGATGAACCCCAAGGCACTCATCGACAGCGACCGTTTCAAGGAGCGCCTGCTGCCGCCGAAGGATTTCGCGGCCAAGGCCGAGGGTGCGGCCGTCATCCTCGACGTCCGCGACCGCGCACAACGCGATACCCCGCTGTTCCCGTTCCGCGAGCTTCGCGCCCAGCTGGACGAAAACGCCAAGATCGACGCCGCCATCGAGCAAGCGAAGAGGGAGAAAAAGACGCTGCTCATCTACGACGCAGTCGGCAAGCAGGTACAGTGGATGCAGTACCACATCGAGGAAAAAGGCCTTGCCGATTACTACTTCATGAAGGGCGGCGCGCAAGCCTACTGGGACGCCACCCTCGGCAAGGTCTCGCTCGGGACGGCGAAGGCGAAGTAGAAGTAGCCAGCCGCCGCGGCCTGCGGGCCGCGTGCCCCGGAACGACGACTTCGGCGCCCCTCGGCGCCGGGTCTGCTTCCGCGCCATGGGTATCGCGCCGGCTGCTTCCGCGGCGCGGTTCTGATTCCCGGGGCGCCCGATGACCGGCCGGTCCAGCCAGCGGTCGCGATCGCCGAAGCGGCATCTCCCGACGCAATGGGCGATACTACCGACTCGTCCTTGCATCTCGAGCGGCCATGGCAGGCAACGGCGCCAGCGATATCGACTCGCTTCTCATCTCCGAGTTTCCACTGCTTCCGGGTCTCGTTTACCTGAACCATGCCGCGGTGAGCCCGTGGCCACGCAGAACGGCCGAGACGGTCAAGCGCTTTGCCGAGGAGAACCTTCGCGAAGGTGCCAGCCGCTATCCCGAGTGGCTGCAGACCGAACGGCTGCTGCGCGGGCAGCTTGCCGGCCTCGTGAACGCGCCCTCGATCGACGACATCGCGCTTCTCAAGAACACCTCCGAAGGGTTGTCGTTCGTGGCCTACGGTCTCGACTGGCGGTCGGGCGACAACGTCGTGATCACGGCCGAGGAATTTCCGTCCAACCGCATCGTGTGGGAGTCGCTCGCCTCCCGCGGCGTCGGCCTGCGGGAAGCACGCGTGTCGCACGTCCACGACCCCGAGTCGGCCATCCTGGAAGCGACCGATCGGCACACGCGCCTCGTGTCCGTAAGCTCCGTGCAGTACGCATCCGGACTGCGCCTCGACCTCGGACGGCTCGGCACCGCCTGCCGCGAGCGCGGCATCGCCTTCTGCGTTGATGCGATCCAGGGGCTCGGCGTGTTCCGGCACGACGTGCAGGCCGCGCAGATCGACTTTCTCGTGGCCGACGGGCACAAATGGCTGCTCGGGCCGGAGGGGATCGCGGTTTTCTATTGCCGGCCGGAGTGGCGCGAGCGGCTGAAGCTGCACGAGTACGGCTGGCACATGGTGGAGGACATGGGCGACTACGCACGCCGCGACTGGCGGCCCGCGGCCGGCGCACGCCGTTTCGAATGCGGCAGCCCGAACATGCTCGGCATCCACGCCCTCTCCGCGAGCCTCTCCCTGCTGCTCGAGCTCGGGCCGGAAACCGTGGAGCGCCGGGTGCTCGAGCGCACGGAACACCTGTTCGAGAGGATCCGCGCGGCGCCGTCGCTCGATCTCGTCACGCCGACCCGTTCCGGCCGATATGCGGGCATCGTCTCCTTCCGCCACCGTTCGGTCCCGAACCCGGTGATCCACGAGAGGCTTCGGAAGGCGAACGTGGTCTGCGCCGAGCGGCTGGGCGGCATCCGTTTCTCGCCCCATTGCTACACGCCGCTCGAGCAACTGGAGACCGCCGTCGCGATCGCCGCCGGGTAGCCTCTCCTCGAATCGAGCTCAGCGGCCTCGCGAATCGCCTTGTTTTCGCACCGAGAAGTTGCAGCTAGGAGTCGGCGCGCACAGCGCGAAACAAGGCGAAAAAGTTGCGAGTGGTCTGTCGGGCGAACTCGTCGAGGTCCGTGCCGCGGACGTCCGCCAGACACTCCGCCACGTGTCTGACGTAGGCCGGCTCGTTGGTCTTGCCCCGGTACGGGACCGGTGCGAGATAAGGCGCGTCCGTCTCGACGAGCAGGCGGTCGGCGGGCACCTCCCTCGCGACCGCGCGGAGCGTCTCGGCGTTGCGGAAGGTGACGATGCCGGAGAAGGAGATGTAAAAGCCGAGATCCAGGGCCCTGCGGGCCACTTCCCGACTCTCGGTGAAGCAGTGCATCACGCCGCCGATCTCGCCGGCGCCCTCCTCGGCCATGATCCGCAGCGTATCGTCCGCCGCCTCGCGCGTATGGATGATGAGCGGTTTGCGGGATGCCCGGGCGGCGCGGATATGGCGCCGGAACCGCTCGTGCTGCCAGGCGAGATCCCCCTCGCTGCGGTAGTAATCGAGTCCGGTCTCGCCGATCGCGACGACGCGGGGATCCTCGGCCAGGCCGATCAGCTCCTCGACGGTGGGGTCCCTGCCTTCGCGCTCGTTCGGATGCACGCCTACCGAGGCATAGACCCGGGGATGCGCTCGGGCGATGTCGATGATGCCGGGCAGTCGCTCGAGCGTTACCGAAACGCAGATCATGTGGCCGACCCCGTTCTCACGCGCCCGCGCGAGCACGGAAGGGACATCGGCGCCGAGGGGATCGAAATCGAGGTGGCAGTGCGAATCGACGAGATCGGGCACCGCTACATTGTGTGGGTCGGCCGGTCCGAGTTCAACGCGCCCGCGAGGAGGTTCTCGATCTTGGCGCGGGCGACGCCCGAATCCTTTTCGCTGAACCGGACCCCGATGCCGGCCGTACGGCTGCCCTGCGCCCCGCGGGGCGTGATCCACACCACGTGCCCGGCGACCGGCACCTTCTCCTTGCTGTCCATGAGGGTGAGCAGCATGAAGACTTCCTCGCCCAGCTTGTAGGGCCGGTTGCTCGGAATGAATATGCCCCCGCCCTTCACGAAGGGCATGTAAGCGGCGTACAGCGCGCTCTTGTCCTTGATCGTCAGGGAGAGGACGCCCGGCCGCGCCATGGGAAGCGGGACGGGTTTCAGGGGAACGTTCGGCTTATTGCTCATGCGGGTGACTTAAGTGTAGACGATCAACGGGTCGCGGCTCGAGACCAGCGAATCAGCAGGTCCTCGAGCAGGAGCGTTTGGTCGAGCGGTGTCTCGAGCAGCCGCCGTGCTTCAGAGACCTCATCAAGGAATTC is from Sulfurifustis variabilis and encodes:
- the groL gene encoding chaperonin GroEL (60 kDa chaperone family; promotes refolding of misfolded polypeptides especially under stressful conditions; forms two stacked rings of heptamers to form a barrel-shaped 14mer; ends can be capped by GroES; misfolded proteins enter the barrel where they are refolded when GroES binds) codes for the protein MAHKQILFGSAARERILRGAGALADAVRVTLGPKSKSVLLQRKWGAPIVCNDGVTIAKEVDLRDPEENLGAQMLRQAAEKTGDAVGDGTSTSTVLAHAIYAEGVRNVVAGASAIDLKRGLDRGLKAAVDALRALSRPVQTRREKAQVATISAHNDPAIGELVAEAMERVGGEGVITVEESKTTETVLDVVEGMQFDRGYISPYFITDTEKMEAVLEDACILICDRRISSLRDLIPILEQIAKAGRPVLVVAEEVEGEALATLIVNQVRAVLRNCAVKAPGFGDRRKSMLADLAILTGGQVISEDVGLKLEDATFEQLGRARRVVVDKDNTTVIGGAGERAAIDARMQQIRREIEKATSDYDREKLEERLAKLAGGVAVIRVGAPSEAEMKSKKEALDDAISATKAAVEEGIVAGGGLALIRAIDAVAREEQQCDGDERTGVQILKRALESPARQIAENSAVDGGVVVERMRHGEGNLGFDAARKEYVDLVGAGIIDPTKVVRVALENAVSVASLLLLTEATMTEIPEKPREGAPAEPEY
- a CDS encoding SAM-dependent methyltransferase — encoded protein: MRVARRLGWGWWLLCLAALVAPAQARDVPYVPTPEEVVRGMLELAKIGPDDLVYDLGSGDGRIVIMAAKEFGARGVGVDIDPDRIAEANENARAAGVADKVRFIQSDLFEVDLRPATAVTLYLLPEVNLRLRPKLLEELRPGTPVVSHRFDMGDWTPEAERNFDGRTVYLWHVPPKTALKRGTARAERAAAP
- a CDS encoding Lon protease family protein, producing the protein MAKGGTPAIPPLEAEKLYTRCDPAQLDFETTAGLKPLDTILGQPRALEALRFGIGIRRPGYHLYALGPPGAGKRTLVRLILDERAAREPASLDLCYVNNFDAPHRPRLLRLPTGVGERLRRDVDRLLEDVRGAIPAVFETDEYRARRREIEESLKEQQQRAFEELGREADSHGIALIRTPAGMAFAPMRKGEVVGAEEFQALPGEEQERLQAVIASLEERLERLMQQIHQWRREGQQRIRQLDREVATSAVRHAIDELRKGYASLAQVLEHLDRLEQAMVENFEDFRRGEEGPETPSGLPMTGGGAPLRRYRVNVLVDRSGVAGAPVVHEDHPTYHNLLGRIEHVAQMGALVTDFALIKAGALHRADGGYLLLDARKLLMQPFAWEGLKRALDTREIRIESLGQVLSLISTVSLEPEPAPLDVKVVLLGDRLLYYLLYQYDPDFAELFKVAADFEDDMARDDQAQLGYARLIAGLVLKEKLLPFDRGAVARTVEHAARLADDASKLSLRVRELADLLREADYWAREAGRGTVTVEDIARAIDAKVYRLDRVRSLVQEQIERRLLLIETRGSRVGQVNGLSLARLGDFAFGHPVRISARVRLGKGDVLDIQREVELGGPIHSKGVLILSGLLGGRYVLDRPLSMSASLVFEQTYGEVEGDSASCAELYALLSALADVPLRQSLAVTGSIDQHGEVQAIGGVNEKIEGFFDACRRRGLTGEQGVLIPAANVQHLMLRADVVEAAAQGRFHVYAVNHVDEGLALLTGRPAGERGPDGRFPDGSVNFLVEAKLRAMAEQARAFFAPGPGDDPDPSRARR
- a CDS encoding Ldh family oxidoreductase, which translates into the protein MPTLALADLSDLVARALERAGASRRQAEPAAAALAIAEAQGLASHGLARVPLYCAHLRAGRTDGRAEPRIASAKPAAVLIDAACGMAFAACALAVQEAIARARSNGAAFAGVTNSNHFGVAALHLMPVAENGFVGLAFGNSPAAMAAWGGKRPLFGTNPIAAVFPRRDGRPLVIDLSLSEVARGKLLVAAREKKSIPPSWALDRDGRVTTDPQAGLSGSMLPAGGVKGAMLALVVELLCVALTGAAYGFEADSFFSDTGNRPRIGQAFLVIDPGALAGRDAYLERIETLISAMLADGDVRLPGARRLEHEAHARRDGVRVDDALYEDLRKLADA
- a CDS encoding phytoene desaturase family protein: MSRAAALSSDPYDVVVIGAGHNGLVAAAYLARAGLRVIVLERRDLIGGACVTEELWPGFKVSTASYVCSLLRPRIVRELELRRHGLELLPRNPSSFSPFPDGRYLMLGPDRDLNRREIAKFSSRDADALPHYEAMLERVADFIEPTLEMTPPDPWSLRPRDLYALARLGWRFLRLGRRDGARAIEVLTGSARAILDRWFESEELKATLATDAVIGAFAAPSMPGTAYVLFHHVMGECNSARGVWCYVRGGMGGISQALAAAARAHGAEIRTGAPVARIAVREGKAAGVVLEDGSEIEARQVVSNADAHVTFLRLLDPRQLPAGFGDAVRAIDYASPSLKINLALSALPVFAALPGAAPGPQHRGTIHVAPSLDYIERAFDDAKYGRPSRQPILECTIPSVVDPTVAPSGRHLMSVFVQYAPYRLAEGTWDDAREAFADRCLDVLAEYAPNMRGAVVARQVLAPPDLEERFALTGGNIFQGAMTLGQLFFLRPVPGYADYRAPIAGLYLCGAATHPGGGVMGACGFNAAREMLRDAPRFRAKAGARAGRRT
- a CDS encoding rhodanese-like domain-containing protein; the encoded protein is MNHPVYAVVFMAMLALQPVVVSANAPKDAAPSAFPLRPQYIDVTVLETADLAARFEEVIVVDVRSQYEYDTLRIQNALLLPVTDKSFVQEVRRLRESSTKPIVFYCNGKTCRKSYDAALMAQSSRIPNVYCYDAGVFDWAKAHPEKTALLGKTPMNPKALIDSDRFKERLLPPKDFAAKAEGAAVILDVRDRAQRDTPLFPFRELRAQLDENAKIDAAIEQAKREKKTLLIYDAVGKQVQWMQYHIEEKGLADYYFMKGGAQAYWDATLGKVSLGTAKAK
- the hpf gene encoding ribosome hibernation-promoting factor, HPF/YfiA family; amino-acid sequence: MKLPLQIVFRNLDPSDAIEAKVRERAERLERYADDVMSCRVVVEAEHKHRHQGHLYHVRVDLKVPGAELVASREPELNHAHEDVYVAIRDAFDAVRRRLEDHERRRRGDVKSHETPPHGRIVELNPGEDYGRIETGDGRTVYFHRHSVIDADFGDLAVGAEVRFVEEMGERGPQASTVRLVGKHHPG